In Streptomyces sp. NBC_00306, a single genomic region encodes these proteins:
- a CDS encoding lamin tail domain-containing protein, whose product MSASSTARRVAATVLTAGALVSAVALPASAHDGDRDRHRQPRVEISRVQADSPGRDNGSNRSLNAEWVEITNNTRRAVSLDGWTLRDRDGNRYRFDDVRLQGRSSVRIHTGVGRDTRTDLFQDRGHYVWDDHSDTATLRDDRGRTVDTESWGRHHHRR is encoded by the coding sequence ATGTCTGCTTCGTCGACCGCCCGCCGCGTTGCCGCGACCGTGCTGACCGCCGGCGCTCTGGTATCGGCTGTTGCCTTGCCGGCCTCCGCCCACGACGGTGACCGTGACCGTCATCGTCAGCCGCGGGTCGAGATCAGCCGGGTCCAGGCCGACAGCCCCGGCCGTGACAACGGCTCCAACCGGTCACTGAACGCCGAGTGGGTCGAGATCACCAACAACACCCGGCGCGCGGTGAGCCTGGACGGCTGGACCCTGCGCGACCGCGACGGCAACCGCTACCGCTTCGACGACGTCCGACTCCAGGGCCGCTCAAGCGTGCGCATCCACACCGGCGTCGGCCGCGACACCCGCACCGACCTCTTCCAGGACCGCGGCCACTACGTCTGGGACGACCACTCCGACACCGCCACCCTCCGCGACGACCGCGGCCGCACCGTCGACACCGAGTCCTGGGGCCGCCACCACCACCGCCGCTGA
- a CDS encoding SDR family NAD(P)-dependent oxidoreductase: MLGGQHGHGRHERVHTPHGIFERMANRVRKHRAAARDALAGQVCLVTGGAQGIGWAIARAVAARGARVHVADHSREHLNTAAGSLPGPMANRVTFHHIDVSDRTAYEACIRKIHRDEGRLDVLVNNAAFVEWRDVTDTSPESTERTMRTGLDAVVHGIQTVLPVMQTAGRGHIVTIGSAAGVMFFKGPSAAYTAMKAAVNAYTHVLAAELADSPIHVLLVRPGAVAGTEFFGKHVASHRMPRLADILPLTTPDQVAQAVLRGITRRQAVVDIPRSLPLLYRAYALAPGLWRRLTMLTGPSRRDYAALPTRRRPMLRIANRIGPSRLTGLVTRAAIVPADKALQRGTTGRMSLGRALGLPSLLLTTTGARSGQPRDVPLFHVPHEGGFAVIASNFGLTRHPAWSTNLLKHPNATVVTVVTDGQCLQVTARLVDGAEREQIWRASVAQYRGYRSYGDRSGRDLRIFHLQPTPALGPQVPDRSHPTAPVTSGPSRTAGTARADSSPRSAQASPSPE; this comes from the coding sequence GTGCTGGGCGGCCAGCACGGCCACGGTCGGCATGAGCGCGTTCACACTCCGCACGGGATTTTTGAAAGGATGGCGAACAGGGTGAGGAAACACAGGGCCGCCGCCCGCGACGCCCTGGCAGGGCAGGTGTGCCTGGTGACCGGTGGCGCTCAGGGCATCGGCTGGGCCATCGCCCGTGCTGTGGCGGCCCGGGGTGCCCGGGTGCACGTGGCCGATCACTCCCGCGAACACCTGAACACCGCCGCCGGCTCCCTGCCCGGTCCTATGGCGAACAGGGTGACGTTTCATCACATCGACGTGAGCGACCGAACCGCGTACGAAGCGTGCATCCGTAAAATCCACCGCGACGAGGGCCGGCTGGACGTCCTGGTGAACAACGCCGCCTTCGTCGAGTGGCGTGATGTGACCGATACGAGCCCCGAGAGCACCGAGCGCACGATGCGCACGGGCTTGGATGCCGTGGTCCACGGCATCCAAACGGTGCTGCCGGTGATGCAGACTGCCGGCCGCGGGCACATCGTCACGATCGGCTCGGCCGCGGGTGTCATGTTTTTCAAAGGGCCATCCGCCGCCTACACCGCCATGAAAGCCGCGGTCAACGCCTACACCCACGTCCTCGCCGCTGAGCTGGCCGACTCACCCATCCACGTCCTGCTCGTGCGCCCCGGCGCCGTGGCCGGCACCGAATTCTTCGGCAAGCACGTCGCATCCCACCGGATGCCCCGCCTGGCGGACATCCTCCCCCTCACCACACCCGACCAGGTCGCCCAGGCCGTCCTGCGCGGCATCACACGCAGACAAGCCGTGGTCGACATTCCCCGCAGCCTCCCGCTGCTGTACCGCGCCTACGCCCTGGCCCCCGGGCTCTGGCGCCGACTGACCATGTTGACGGGACCGTCGCGCCGGGACTATGCCGCCCTGCCCACCCGCCGCCGCCCGATGCTGCGGATCGCCAACCGGATCGGCCCCAGCCGTCTCACCGGCCTGGTGACGCGAGCTGCGATCGTGCCAGCGGACAAAGCCTTGCAACGAGGGACCACCGGGCGCATGAGCCTGGGACGAGCGCTGGGGCTGCCCTCCCTGCTGCTCACCACGACCGGCGCCCGCTCGGGTCAGCCCAGAGACGTCCCGCTTTTCCACGTACCGCACGAGGGAGGCTTCGCGGTCATCGCCTCCAACTTCGGTTTGACCCGCCACCCAGCCTGGAGCACCAACCTCCTCAAACACCCGAACGCCACCGTCGTCACCGTCGTCACCGACGGACAGTGCCTCCAGGTCACCGCCCGCCTGGTGGACGGCGCAGAACGCGAGCAGATCTGGCGAGCCAGCGTCGCCCAGTACCGCGGCTACCGCAGCTACGGCGACCGCAGCGGCCGCGACCTGCGTATCTTCCACTTGCAGCCCACACCCGCACTCGGGCCGCAGGTCCCCGACCGGAGCCACCCCACAGCGCCTGTCACAAGCGGCCCATCGCGAACAGCAGGAACCGCGCGAGCGGACTCCTCCCCACGATCTGCGCAAGCGTCACCGTCCCCCGAGTGA
- a CDS encoding terpene synthase family protein produces the protein MKMTPGHASLPHPASDGGTPRLPQYPFFQMPVFARFTPARRRPDIEALEQRCVARLSGLLRDAFDRQEELATFLEHRTSLWSLLTYASARADRIELLCAWIDVLFSIDDVFAQAPPARIRQLGIHELPAVIDGRSPAADTAFTQAFRQLRDQTLPLAPERVWQRYARTLHEFLHACHAERGLVQNLAALDLPTYEKYRNSSIGECCFPLLEVGLGIDLSDRLQELSELRRLNMLVARHWIGVNDVFSYRKELYGGDTMNEIQLALAENGGDLQAAVDRVAATVHRVETEFDHLTTKLRAGLTGRDSGFLAYLDALEAMIAGNLEWSYLTARYNGRGHSWNGLTNTTVILTPSRTLYLPHEHAPVPDTGDAPTPGQP, from the coding sequence ATGAAGATGACCCCCGGCCACGCCTCTCTTCCGCACCCGGCCTCCGATGGCGGCACACCGAGGCTGCCCCAGTACCCCTTCTTCCAGATGCCGGTCTTTGCGCGGTTCACTCCCGCCCGGCGCCGCCCCGACATCGAAGCTTTGGAACAGCGCTGCGTGGCCCGGCTGTCCGGACTCCTGCGCGACGCCTTCGACAGACAGGAGGAGCTGGCCACCTTCTTGGAGCACCGCACCAGCCTGTGGAGCCTGCTCACCTACGCCAGTGCTCGCGCCGACCGCATCGAGTTACTCTGCGCCTGGATCGACGTCCTGTTCAGCATCGACGACGTCTTCGCACAGGCACCGCCCGCGCGGATCCGGCAGTTGGGCATCCACGAACTGCCTGCCGTCATCGACGGCAGATCGCCCGCCGCGGACACCGCCTTCACTCAGGCCTTTCGGCAGCTGCGAGACCAGACCCTGCCCCTCGCACCCGAACGGGTCTGGCAACGCTACGCGCGCACCCTGCATGAGTTTCTCCATGCCTGCCACGCCGAACGTGGCCTCGTCCAGAACCTCGCGGCACTGGACCTGCCCACCTACGAGAAGTACCGCAACAGCTCGATCGGGGAGTGCTGCTTTCCCCTCCTGGAAGTCGGCCTCGGTATCGACCTGAGCGATCGTCTGCAGGAGCTGTCCGAACTGCGGCGCCTCAACATGCTGGTGGCACGCCACTGGATCGGTGTCAACGACGTCTTCTCCTACCGCAAGGAGCTCTACGGCGGCGACACTATGAACGAGATCCAACTCGCGCTCGCCGAGAACGGCGGCGACCTCCAAGCGGCCGTCGACCGCGTCGCCGCGACCGTCCACCGCGTCGAAACCGAATTCGACCACCTCACCACCAAGCTGCGGGCCGGCCTGACCGGCCGGGACAGCGGTTTCCTCGCCTACCTGGACGCGCTGGAGGCGATGATCGCCGGAAACCTCGAGTGGTCTTACCTCACCGCCCGCTACAACGGTCGCGGCCACTCCTGGAACGGCCTGACCAACACCACGGTCATCCTCACCCCCAGCCGCACTCTGTACCTGCCCCATGAGCACGCTCCCGTGCCAGACACGGGCGACGCACCCACCCCCGGCCAACCGTGA
- the qcrB gene encoding cytochrome bc1 complex cytochrome b subunit — translation MSTESTTEKRARGKAPAGERVADWADGRLGIYTLAKANMRKVFPDHWSFMLGEVCLYSFLILILTGVYLTLFFHPSMTEVEYHGSYVPLQGQMMSEAYKSTLDISFDVRGGLFIRQLHHWSALVLIAGMLVHMMRVFFTGAFRKPREVNWVFGILLLFLGMMTGFTGYSLPDDLLSGTGMHFMEGAILSVPVIGTYVSFFLFGGEFPGQDLIPRFYSIHVLLLPGIMLGLVVAHVILIFYHKHTQFAGPGRSNKKVVGMPLLPVYMAKAGGYFFLVFGVLAVVAGVAQINPIWAFGPYRADQVAAGSQPDWYMGFAEGLLRIMPGWEINLWGHTLSLGVFLPLAGFPLVLAAIGVYPFVESWITGDKREHHILDRPRNAPTRTAFGVAWLTVYFVAMIAGGNDILAATFHLSLNAITWFSRIYFFAGPVIAFVVTKRICLGLQRRDKDKVLHGRETGVIKRHPHGEFVEVHAPLSQEESHTLTAHEQYQPVEIGPAVDENGIQRKLKGSGKLRARLSKAFFGEAGQVAKPTAEEYREITSGHGHH, via the coding sequence ATGAGTACTGAGTCCACCACCGAAAAGCGTGCGCGCGGTAAGGCGCCGGCCGGCGAGCGGGTCGCCGACTGGGCCGACGGCCGACTGGGGATCTACACCCTGGCCAAAGCCAACATGCGCAAGGTCTTTCCCGACCACTGGTCGTTCATGCTGGGCGAGGTCTGCCTCTACAGCTTCCTCATCCTCATCCTCACGGGTGTCTATCTGACGCTGTTCTTCCACCCCTCGATGACCGAGGTGGAGTACCACGGCAGTTACGTCCCCCTTCAGGGACAGATGATGAGCGAGGCGTACAAGTCCACCCTGGACATCAGCTTCGACGTACGCGGCGGCCTGTTCATCCGGCAGCTCCACCACTGGTCTGCGCTGGTCCTCATCGCGGGCATGCTCGTGCACATGATGCGCGTCTTCTTCACCGGCGCGTTCCGTAAGCCCCGCGAGGTCAACTGGGTCTTCGGCATCCTGCTGCTGTTTCTGGGCATGATGACCGGCTTCACCGGCTACTCGCTCCCGGACGACCTGCTCTCAGGCACCGGCATGCACTTCATGGAGGGTGCGATCCTGTCGGTGCCGGTCATCGGGACGTACGTCTCCTTCTTCCTTTTCGGCGGCGAGTTCCCCGGGCAGGACCTGATCCCGCGGTTCTACTCGATCCACGTCCTGTTGCTGCCGGGGATCATGCTGGGCCTGGTGGTGGCACACGTGATCCTGATCTTCTACCACAAGCACACCCAGTTCGCCGGCCCCGGACGGTCGAACAAGAAGGTGGTGGGCATGCCGCTGTTGCCGGTTTACATGGCCAAGGCGGGCGGCTACTTCTTCCTGGTCTTCGGCGTGCTCGCGGTCGTGGCGGGCGTCGCGCAGATCAACCCGATCTGGGCCTTCGGCCCCTACCGGGCCGACCAGGTGGCCGCGGGCTCCCAGCCCGACTGGTACATGGGCTTCGCCGAGGGCCTGCTGCGGATCATGCCGGGCTGGGAGATCAACCTGTGGGGTCACACGCTGTCCCTGGGCGTGTTCCTCCCGTTGGCGGGGTTCCCGTTGGTGCTGGCGGCGATCGGGGTCTATCCGTTCGTCGAGTCCTGGATCACCGGCGACAAACGCGAGCACCACATCCTGGACCGCCCACGCAATGCCCCCACCCGTACGGCCTTCGGTGTCGCCTGGCTGACGGTGTACTTCGTGGCGATGATCGCCGGCGGCAACGACATCCTCGCCGCCACCTTCCACCTGTCGCTGAACGCGATCACCTGGTTCTCCCGGATCTACTTCTTCGCCGGCCCGGTCATCGCGTTCGTCGTCACGAAAAGGATCTGCTTGGGCCTGCAGCGCCGAGACAAGGACAAAGTGCTGCACGGGCGGGAGACCGGCGTCATCAAACGCCACCCCCACGGTGAGTTCGTCGAGGTCCACGCCCCACTCAGCCAGGAGGAGTCGCACACCCTCACCGCGCACGAGCAATACCAGCCGGTCGAGATCGGCCCGGCGGTCGACGAGAACGGCATCCAGCGCAAGCTCAAGGGTTCCGGCAAGCTGCGCGCCAGGCTCAGCAAGGCGTTCTTCGGCGAGGCCGGGCAGGTAGCCAAGCCGACCGCCGAGGAGTACCGGGAGATCACGAGCGGTCACGGCCACCACTGA
- a CDS encoding cytochrome P450, giving the protein MVGTEQIQRVAGGVPWLGHVTRLLRDPLAFLTSQRGGPAVVTMRLAGRSVYLVNGAEAAHQVLVSSVFDKGGPFMDTARVLVGNGVITCSNADHQRQQPVMRPAFHRDQVARYAPLMGDCVAQAVGGWREGERLDVEASMYGLAARVVSRTLIAAPAGRRAADTMAAALPVLLEGMFRQMLVPWPQLHRLPLPANRRFHQAQARLELAVRQVITQYRAGEAPGDDLLSLVMATADADGRPLDDTEVRDQILSVLAAGVETTASLLAWALHALANLPDVESRLWAELDRELAGRAPTYADIPRLPYTRQVLIEVLRLWPPTWMLSRVTQKQTVLAGFTVPAGADVIVSPYVLHRDPGVFPEPERLDPDRWLPERVTPAQRQAFTAFGGGRRKCLGEHYGMTEAVLALATISSRWQLRKASTAPLRPLPRFLLTPEAGPLVLTSRTAPASGRRRGAGQDR; this is encoded by the coding sequence GTGGTGGGGACTGAGCAGATTCAGCGGGTCGCGGGGGGTGTGCCGTGGCTAGGCCACGTGACCCGGCTGCTGCGTGATCCCCTCGCCTTTCTCACGTCCCAGCGGGGAGGGCCGGCGGTGGTGACGATGCGGCTCGCGGGGCGTTCGGTGTATCTGGTCAACGGCGCGGAGGCCGCCCATCAGGTGCTGGTGTCGTCGGTGTTCGACAAGGGTGGTCCGTTCATGGACACGGCGCGGGTCTTGGTCGGCAACGGTGTAATCACGTGCAGCAACGCCGATCACCAGCGTCAGCAGCCGGTGATGCGGCCTGCGTTTCACCGTGACCAGGTGGCCCGGTATGCCCCGTTGATGGGTGACTGCGTCGCGCAGGCGGTCGGCGGGTGGCGTGAGGGCGAACGGCTCGATGTGGAAGCGAGCATGTATGGGCTTGCGGCCCGGGTGGTGTCGCGCACCCTAATCGCGGCCCCGGCCGGCCGCAGAGCAGCGGACACCATGGCGGCAGCCCTGCCGGTTCTGCTGGAGGGCATGTTCCGCCAGATGCTGGTGCCCTGGCCGCAACTCCACCGCCTCCCCCTGCCGGCCAACCGCCGCTTCCATCAGGCACAGGCCCGCCTGGAGCTGGCGGTGCGCCAAGTGATCACGCAATACCGGGCCGGCGAGGCGCCGGGGGACGACCTGCTGTCCCTGGTGATGGCCACTGCCGACGCCGACGGCCGCCCGCTTGACGACACGGAGGTACGCGATCAGATTCTGTCGGTGTTGGCCGCAGGCGTGGAGACCACCGCCTCCCTGCTCGCCTGGGCCCTGCACGCTCTGGCCAACCTGCCGGACGTGGAGAGCCGACTATGGGCCGAGCTGGACCGCGAGCTCGCCGGACGTGCTCCCACCTACGCCGACATCCCGCGTCTGCCCTACACCCGGCAGGTCCTCATCGAGGTTCTGCGGCTGTGGCCGCCCACGTGGATGCTCAGCCGCGTCACCCAGAAGCAAACGGTGCTCGCCGGTTTCACCGTGCCCGCGGGCGCGGATGTGATCGTCTCCCCCTACGTCCTGCACCGCGACCCGGGCGTCTTCCCCGAGCCCGAACGTCTCGACCCGGACCGGTGGCTGCCCGAACGCGTCACCCCCGCCCAGCGCCAGGCGTTCACGGCTTTCGGCGGCGGGCGCCGCAAGTGCCTGGGCGAGCACTACGGCATGACGGAGGCCGTCCTCGCCCTCGCCACGATCAGCAGCCGCTGGCAACTACGCAAGGCGAGTACCGCGCCCCTGCGGCCCCTGCCCCGTTTCCTCCTTACCCCCGAGGCCGGCCCTCTGGTCCTGACCAGCCGGACGGCCCCGGCCAGCGGACGCCGGCGCGGCGCGGGGCAGGACCGATGA
- a CDS encoding TetR/AcrR family transcriptional regulator, with translation MSKQATSRRDRMREATLREIHQTARKLLLTKGSTAVTINAVAREMGMSGPSLYHYYASRDALVGAVTADFFQELAEAMEHVRDEHADAPVVERFLAACRAMRSWCVAHPAEFQWIFASPVRAGQHDPDSARFQAGLRYEHVFLDMIIERWNTQPFPVPDLDELPEDLREQLRAYSRLIDERLPTEAVYVYVICWTRLYGLLCLEVLHQMDFVLTDMAPLFERCLDELSDMLGMAREP, from the coding sequence GTGAGCAAGCAGGCAACGAGTCGCCGCGATCGGATGCGCGAGGCGACCCTGCGAGAGATCCACCAAACCGCTCGGAAACTGCTGCTCACCAAAGGATCGACGGCGGTCACCATCAACGCGGTCGCCCGGGAGATGGGCATGAGCGGCCCCTCGCTCTACCACTACTACGCGAGCCGGGATGCTCTCGTGGGCGCCGTGACCGCCGACTTCTTCCAGGAGTTGGCCGAGGCGATGGAACACGTCCGGGACGAGCACGCGGACGCCCCTGTCGTTGAGCGCTTCCTGGCCGCGTGCCGCGCGATGCGCTCCTGGTGCGTGGCCCATCCCGCCGAATTCCAGTGGATCTTCGCCAGCCCCGTCCGCGCTGGGCAACACGACCCTGACTCAGCCCGCTTCCAGGCCGGCCTGCGCTATGAGCACGTCTTCCTCGACATGATCATCGAGCGGTGGAACACCCAGCCGTTTCCGGTACCGGACCTGGACGAGCTGCCCGAGGACCTGCGTGAGCAGCTGCGCGCGTACTCCCGCCTGATCGACGAGCGCCTGCCGACCGAGGCGGTCTACGTGTACGTGATCTGCTGGACCAGGCTCTACGGGCTGCTGTGCCTGGAGGTCCTCCACCAGATGGACTTCGTCCTCACCGACATGGCACCGCTCTTCGAGCGGTGCCTCGACGAGCTCAGCGACATGCTCGGCATGGCCCGCGAGCCTTGA
- a CDS encoding polyprenyl synthetase family protein, protein MDLRHLTPKTLDRAGGRLHQVLVEPVRYLVEAGGARWRPQLLLSVIDLLGGDSTRYLPLAAAMELMHTGSLMVDDIQDQARLRRGRAAAHTVFGLATTLNAGTTAYFTFDHALRTTLPHDPALRTAVYETCLGALRAAHAGQGLDLAGHRTEMDAAVATGGGREVLELVRVTHRLKSGAPVRACMEAGALLAGADPKMRSALGTFGEAVGTSYQIIDDVLDMQGVIRRGTATKRAGEDLFNGKVTMPLAHAVELLDQPQLRKLWRGLRDGRATRRRVRRAIAVLSACGALQASTHEAHTTLERSWEPLADLIGNSANAHSFWTMASQAVCRSRIA, encoded by the coding sequence GTGGACCTCCGCCACCTGACACCGAAGACCCTCGACCGGGCGGGCGGGCGACTGCACCAGGTGCTCGTGGAACCAGTGCGCTACCTGGTGGAGGCAGGCGGCGCCCGCTGGCGCCCACAACTGCTGCTGAGCGTGATCGACCTCCTCGGAGGCGACAGCACCCGCTACCTCCCCCTGGCAGCGGCGATGGAACTCATGCACACCGGATCCCTGATGGTCGACGACATCCAGGACCAGGCGAGACTGCGACGCGGACGCGCAGCGGCTCACACCGTCTTCGGCCTGGCCACCACGCTCAACGCCGGCACCACCGCCTACTTCACCTTCGACCACGCCCTGCGCACCACACTCCCCCACGACCCCGCACTGCGCACCGCCGTGTACGAGACATGCCTGGGCGCACTCCGAGCCGCCCACGCCGGACAGGGCCTGGACCTGGCGGGCCATCGCACGGAAATGGACGCCGCCGTCGCCACCGGCGGGGGCCGCGAGGTGCTGGAACTGGTTCGCGTGACCCACCGGTTGAAATCAGGCGCGCCCGTACGCGCCTGCATGGAAGCAGGTGCCCTCCTCGCCGGAGCAGACCCCAAGATGCGGTCCGCCCTAGGCACATTCGGAGAAGCAGTGGGCACCAGCTACCAGATCATCGACGACGTACTGGATATGCAAGGCGTCATCCGCCGAGGCACAGCGACCAAACGGGCCGGCGAGGACCTGTTCAACGGCAAGGTCACCATGCCGCTCGCCCACGCAGTAGAACTCCTCGACCAACCACAGCTGCGGAAACTGTGGCGGGGACTCCGCGACGGACGGGCTACACGACGCCGGGTGCGGCGCGCCATCGCCGTGCTAAGTGCCTGCGGAGCTCTGCAGGCAAGCACGCACGAAGCCCACACAACCCTCGAACGTTCATGGGAGCCCCTCGCCGACCTGATTGGGAACTCGGCGAACGCCCACAGCTTCTGGACGATGGCGAGCCAGGCCGTGTGCCGATCCCGCATCGCCTGA
- a CDS encoding ABC transporter permease, with the protein MRRGWLCFGTAVRFALLEQLRNHLALVLIVFFVPLWLSLAFGVFAETPVPFFLRAAHRTVTVDGNVLAQLTGAFHALALIVGFMMFLAATRSADFDHRLVMAGYPRRCLVLAKYTALVLSGAAAALYATGWVQFFWQPVRLDLLAAALFTGALIYGGVGIMLAAVLRSELAGMFLVIMVSFIDVGLQNPIGNPAADSPVLRFLPTYGAMQSAVSAASLHTTPWSYLAMGLCWAASTATVGMSAFTLRTGFLKGWRTG; encoded by the coding sequence ATGAGGCGGGGATGGCTGTGCTTCGGCACGGCAGTACGCTTCGCGCTCCTGGAGCAGCTGCGCAACCACCTCGCGCTGGTACTGATCGTCTTCTTCGTACCCTTGTGGCTCTCGCTGGCTTTCGGCGTCTTCGCCGAGACTCCCGTCCCCTTCTTCCTGCGCGCGGCCCACCGAACGGTCACCGTCGACGGCAATGTCCTCGCCCAGCTCACGGGGGCGTTCCACGCGCTCGCGCTGATCGTCGGCTTCATGATGTTCCTCGCCGCCACCCGGTCCGCCGACTTCGATCACCGCCTGGTGATGGCCGGCTACCCGCGCAGGTGCCTGGTACTGGCCAAGTACACGGCGCTGGTCCTCAGCGGTGCCGCCGCCGCGCTCTACGCCACCGGGTGGGTCCAGTTCTTCTGGCAGCCCGTACGGCTGGATCTGCTGGCTGCCGCATTGTTCACCGGCGCACTGATCTACGGGGGAGTCGGCATCATGCTCGCGGCCGTACTGCGCAGTGAACTCGCGGGGATGTTCCTCGTCATCATGGTCAGCTTCATCGATGTCGGCCTCCAAAACCCGATCGGCAACCCGGCCGCCGACAGCCCCGTTCTGCGCTTCCTGCCCACCTACGGTGCGATGCAGTCCGCCGTCAGCGCGGCGAGCCTCCACACCACGCCCTGGTCCTACCTGGCCATGGGACTGTGCTGGGCGGCCAGCACGGCCACGGTCGGCATGAGCGCGTTCACACTCCGCACGGGATTTTTGAAAGGATGGCGAACAGGGTGA
- a CDS encoding ABC transporter ATP-binding protein: MSKGDLVLRVRDVHKSYRRRPVLRGASLELHAGTLTGIVGENGSGKSTLLRILANELAQDSGTVECLAKVGYCPQNSVLHGALTVDQHLRYFQVAYGLDDLGRASQLLELLHFAPYRQARLGTLSGGTRQKLNLTLALMHDPGVLLLDEPYQGFDWETYLRFWDLAAALRDRGRSVLVVSHLAYDTKRLDAVYQLEGGMLKQAARAEAHAGGV, translated from the coding sequence ATGAGCAAGGGCGATCTGGTCCTGCGGGTGCGCGATGTGCACAAAAGCTACCGGCGGCGTCCTGTACTGCGCGGGGCGAGTCTTGAACTGCACGCGGGCACTTTGACCGGGATCGTGGGGGAGAACGGTTCCGGCAAGAGCACGCTGCTGCGCATCCTCGCCAACGAGCTGGCCCAGGACAGCGGAACGGTCGAATGTCTTGCGAAGGTGGGCTACTGCCCCCAGAACAGCGTCCTGCATGGAGCCCTCACCGTCGATCAGCATCTGCGCTACTTCCAGGTCGCCTACGGTCTGGACGATCTCGGCCGGGCCTCGCAGTTGCTGGAACTGCTGCACTTCGCCCCGTACCGCCAGGCACGCCTGGGAACGCTCAGCGGCGGTACCAGGCAGAAACTGAACTTGACGCTGGCGCTGATGCACGACCCTGGAGTGCTCCTGCTGGACGAGCCGTACCAGGGCTTCGACTGGGAGACGTACCTGCGCTTTTGGGACCTGGCTGCGGCGTTGCGCGACCGCGGCCGGTCCGTGCTGGTGGTGTCCCATCTGGCATACGACACCAAGCGTCTGGATGCCGTGTACCAATTAGAGGGCGGGATGCTAAAGCAGGCGGCGCGCGCCGAAGCCCATGCCGGTGGCGTATGA
- a CDS encoding geranylgeranyl reductase family protein, producing MERSCGDAVEDGSGAADRDAPGGVWDVVVVGAGASAAHAAACTGRRVLLLEKARLPRYKTCGGGIIGPSLDALPNGFQVPVRDRVHAVTFCLNGRLSRTRRSKRMLFALVDRPEFDAALVEAAREAGAVVRTGVAFSRIDQEGPETVAVVLCDGQTLSARAVVGADGSAGRTGVHVGVTLAQVDFGMEAEIPVPPAVAEGWAQRVLIDWGPVPGSYGWVFPKGHTLSVGVIAARGDGAATRRYLKEFIDRLGLAGFEPDVVSGHLTRCRSADSPLSRGRVVVCGDAAGLLEPWTREGISLALRSGRLAGEWAVRIADARDAAVARQRGFDYDLAIEAGLGAEMRVGHRLRRLCERHPGLVHVALAGFRPAWHTFAQFTRGTVTLAQIVGRSPLARFLLFAMGRL from the coding sequence ATGGAGCGGAGCTGCGGGGACGCGGTGGAGGACGGGTCGGGGGCAGCGGATCGGGATGCACCCGGGGGCGTGTGGGACGTCGTGGTGGTGGGCGCGGGGGCATCGGCCGCGCACGCCGCCGCCTGCACGGGCCGTCGGGTGCTTCTGTTGGAGAAGGCGCGGTTGCCGCGCTACAAGACGTGTGGTGGCGGCATCATCGGCCCCTCGCTGGACGCGCTGCCGAACGGCTTTCAAGTGCCGGTGCGTGACCGCGTCCACGCAGTCACCTTCTGCTTGAACGGCAGACTGAGCCGTACCCGCCGCTCCAAGCGGATGCTCTTCGCACTCGTCGACCGGCCCGAGTTCGATGCCGCCCTGGTCGAGGCCGCCCGGGAGGCCGGCGCGGTGGTGCGCACAGGCGTGGCGTTCTCCCGAATCGATCAGGAAGGTCCGGAAACAGTGGCCGTCGTTCTCTGCGACGGTCAGACGCTGTCGGCTCGCGCGGTCGTTGGAGCCGACGGCAGCGCGGGGCGCACCGGGGTGCACGTGGGGGTGACGCTCGCGCAGGTCGACTTCGGGATGGAGGCCGAGATCCCGGTGCCCCCTGCGGTGGCGGAGGGTTGGGCCCAGCGGGTGTTGATCGACTGGGGGCCGGTGCCGGGAAGTTACGGCTGGGTGTTCCCCAAGGGGCACACTCTCAGTGTGGGGGTGATCGCGGCCCGCGGCGACGGGGCGGCCACCAGGCGGTATCTGAAGGAGTTCATCGACCGCCTTGGACTGGCGGGCTTCGAGCCCGATGTCGTCTCTGGCCACCTGACGCGCTGCCGCTCGGCTGATTCTCCGCTCTCGCGTGGCCGGGTGGTCGTGTGCGGGGACGCGGCGGGCCTGTTGGAGCCGTGGACTCGTGAAGGGATCTCCCTCGCGCTGCGTTCGGGGCGCCTGGCGGGAGAGTGGGCGGTCCGCATCGCCGACGCTCGGGACGCGGCCGTCGCCAGACAGCGCGGGTTTGACTACGACCTCGCCATCGAGGCCGGGCTTGGAGCGGAGATGCGCGTCGGGCACCGGCTGCGCAGGCTGTGTGAGCGCCATCCTGGGCTGGTGCATGTCGCGCTGGCGGGTTTCCGTCCGGCGTGGCACACGTTCGCGCAGTTCACTCGGGGGACGGTGACGCTTGCGCAGATCGTGGGGAGGAGTCCGCTCGCGCGGTTCCTGCTGTTCGCGATGGGCCGCTTGTGA